One part of the Aurantibacillus circumpalustris genome encodes these proteins:
- a CDS encoding ABC transporter permease yields MFKLWTSIQKDVRLLTRDKVGLLLMFAMPIVLAILIAAIQNNTFKLVNDNKVGLLIYNNDTSKISNQFVTAIREAGMFEVSELSKQSNEKELALEMEKQDALVSIVIPENFSFKVEKKSKVLSALVFNDLGLGTDTLNKSAGPVDSVAIYFNPVLQESFRQSIGGAVRASLQLIENKQLIKNLYALVDENKLPSKLEDDILKSQIPIQELTAARNGSKIIPNATQHNIPAWTVFAMFFIVISLGSNIVKEKLNGSFVRLKTLPTNYLISLLSKQITYLSVTLLQVAVIFTLGIYLFPAMGLPKLNLPSDLFALFVVSFICGWCAVSYAICIGVFANTQEQANGFGAVTIVILAAIGGLLVPSFAMPDSFRIPMKLSPLHWCLEAYYGLFLEDGKLKDILMNIIPLLGITFLLQLISLWGLKRKNLI; encoded by the coding sequence ATGTTTAAATTGTGGACAAGCATACAAAAAGACGTTCGTTTATTAACGCGCGACAAAGTAGGTTTACTACTCATGTTTGCCATGCCCATTGTACTGGCTATTTTAATCGCAGCCATTCAAAACAACACCTTTAAATTGGTTAACGACAATAAAGTTGGTTTGCTTATTTACAATAACGATACCAGCAAAATTTCCAATCAATTTGTCACAGCCATTAGAGAAGCTGGCATGTTTGAGGTTTCAGAGCTTAGTAAACAATCAAACGAAAAAGAACTTGCTTTAGAAATGGAAAAACAGGATGCACTTGTGAGCATTGTTATTCCTGAAAACTTTTCTTTTAAAGTAGAAAAAAAATCGAAAGTCCTCAGCGCCCTGGTTTTTAACGATCTTGGTTTAGGTACAGACACTTTAAATAAAAGCGCGGGTCCTGTTGATTCTGTCGCAATTTATTTTAATCCGGTGTTGCAAGAATCTTTCCGTCAATCGATTGGCGGAGCTGTTAGAGCTTCATTGCAATTAATAGAAAACAAACAATTGATAAAAAACTTGTATGCCCTCGTTGATGAAAACAAATTGCCATCAAAGTTGGAAGACGATATTCTTAAAAGTCAGATTCCCATCCAAGAACTAACTGCTGCGCGCAACGGTAGTAAAATTATTCCAAATGCGACGCAACATAATATTCCGGCATGGACTGTTTTTGCTATGTTTTTCATCGTTATTTCTTTAGGAAGTAATATCGTGAAAGAAAAACTTAACGGCAGTTTCGTGCGTTTAAAAACATTGCCGACAAATTATTTAATCTCACTTTTATCAAAACAAATCACCTACCTAAGTGTTACACTGTTGCAAGTGGCCGTTATTTTTACTTTAGGAATTTATTTATTCCCCGCGATGGGTTTACCGAAACTAAATTTACCATCCGATTTATTTGCGCTCTTCGTTGTTTCTTTTATTTGCGGTTGGTGTGCGGTGAGTTACGCTATTTGTATTGGTGTATTTGCAAACACGCAAGAACAAGCCAACGGTTTTGGCGCGGTGACTATTGTGATTCTTGCCGCCATTGGTGGGTTGCTGGTTCCTTCGTTTGCCATGCCAGATTCGTTTAGAATTCCGATGAAATTATCACCACTACACTGGTGTCTGGAGGCCTATTATGGATTATTTTTAGAAGACGGAAAATTAAAAGATATTCTAATGAATATTATACCTTTATTGGGAATTACATTTTTACTTCAGCTCATTTCGCTCTGGGGTTTAAAAAGAAAAAATTTGATTTAA
- a CDS encoding beta-ketoacyl-ACP synthase III yields the protein MSFKPVYITNTSSFFPNDPISNDEMEEYLGYLNNTPSRSKGIVLRNNGIKRRFYALTKGGKITHTNAQMTALAVRALFKNPEGLKSFQLLSCGTSSPDQLMPSHAAMVHGWLPETNSIEVVSSAGVCCAGMHALKYAYMSVKTGESETAVAAGSDRISASIVSNNFEDEIQKLKELSDDPYIGFEKEFLRWMLSDGASAFLLTDKPNETGISLKIEWIEGFSYANELQACMYMGADKNEDGTITSYLDYTPQEMVNKSIFTIKQDVKLLSKNIVTLGGVGLKKVLAKHKFDSNDINYFLPHLSSEFFKDKVYNQLIENGTPIPYEKWFINLPTVGNVGAASAYLMVDELFKSGKLKKGEKILLLVPESGRFSYMYTLFTVC from the coding sequence ATGTCTTTTAAACCAGTTTATATTACCAATACTTCCTCGTTTTTTCCAAACGATCCTATTTCGAATGATGAGATGGAGGAATACTTAGGTTACCTTAACAACACCCCCTCTCGATCAAAAGGAATTGTATTACGTAACAACGGAATTAAACGTCGTTTCTACGCCCTTACAAAAGGAGGAAAAATTACGCATACCAACGCACAAATGACTGCGCTTGCCGTTAGAGCTCTCTTCAAAAATCCTGAGGGCTTAAAATCATTTCAACTTTTAAGTTGTGGTACTTCTTCTCCCGATCAACTAATGCCTTCGCACGCCGCCATGGTGCACGGTTGGCTACCTGAAACAAATTCCATTGAAGTGGTTTCTTCAGCAGGTGTTTGCTGCGCTGGAATGCATGCATTAAAATATGCTTACATGTCGGTTAAGACTGGAGAATCTGAAACTGCAGTAGCAGCAGGCTCTGATAGAATTTCTGCTTCCATCGTTTCTAATAATTTTGAAGATGAAATTCAAAAATTAAAAGAACTTTCTGATGATCCTTATATTGGTTTCGAAAAAGAATTTTTACGCTGGATGCTCTCTGACGGTGCATCTGCTTTTTTACTCACAGACAAACCAAATGAAACAGGCATTAGTTTAAAAATTGAATGGATAGAAGGTTTTTCATATGCCAACGAATTGCAAGCATGTATGTATATGGGCGCAGACAAAAACGAAGATGGCACCATTACAAGTTATTTAGATTATACGCCACAAGAAATGGTAAACAAATCCATTTTCACCATTAAGCAAGATGTAAAATTATTAAGTAAAAACATTGTCACATTAGGTGGCGTAGGCCTTAAAAAGGTTTTAGCAAAACACAAATTCGATTCAAACGACATCAATTATTTTTTACCGCATTTATCGAGCGAGTTTTTTAAAGATAAAGTTTACAACCAACTGATAGAAAACGGCACACCAATTCCTTACGAAAAGTGGTTTATTAATTTACCAACCGTAGGTAATGTTGGTGCGGCCTCAGCTTATTTAATGGTAGACGAATTATTTAAAAGTGGTAAATTAAAAAAAGGAGAAAAAATTTTATTACTTGTTCCCGAGAGCGGAAGATTTTCTTACATGTACACTTTGTTTACCGTTTGTTAG
- a CDS encoding ABC transporter ATP-binding protein: MNIQAVDIQELDFTYTNPYHKCFSGLNLQINKGDRFGLFGPNGAGKTTLMSCMTGLLSFNSGSIHLLGIDLKKNPKEVKKLIGFVPQDLAFYQELSPKENFEYFGALSGMDKQSIKTRSLELLDILGLTEMKDKAVHTFSGGMKRKVNLAIGVMHNPSLLFLDEPTVGVDIQTRHIIINFLKELNAAGTTLVYTSHQLSEAQELCTNIALIYEGKIIEHDTLENLFQKHKEKSLEGLFIKLTGKNYQEVDV, from the coding sequence ATGAACATTCAGGCTGTAGACATACAAGAACTGGATTTTACTTACACAAATCCTTACCACAAATGTTTTAGTGGACTTAACTTACAAATAAATAAAGGCGATCGCTTTGGTTTGTTTGGCCCTAATGGCGCGGGAAAAACAACGCTCATGAGTTGTATGACGGGGCTTCTTTCTTTCAATAGCGGATCAATTCACCTTTTAGGAATAGACTTAAAAAAAAACCCGAAAGAAGTTAAAAAACTGATTGGTTTTGTCCCACAAGACCTTGCCTTCTATCAAGAATTAAGTCCGAAAGAAAACTTCGAATACTTTGGAGCACTTTCAGGAATGGATAAACAGAGCATTAAAACCAGATCCCTTGAGTTGCTTGATATTCTCGGCTTAACAGAAATGAAAGATAAAGCTGTTCACACGTTTTCAGGAGGCATGAAACGTAAAGTGAATCTTGCAATTGGCGTGATGCATAATCCTTCTTTATTGTTTTTAGATGAACCTACTGTGGGTGTGGATATTCAAACCCGTCACATTATTATTAATTTTTTGAAAGAATTAAATGCAGCCGGAACAACGCTTGTATACACCTCACACCAATTGAGCGAAGCGCAAGAACTTTGCACCAACATTGCATTGATCTATGAAGGAAAAATAATTGAGCACGATACACTTGAAAATTTATTTCAAAAACATAAAGAAAAAAGTCTGGAAGGTTTGTTTATAAAACTAACTGGGAAAAATTATCAGGAAGTGGATGTTTAA
- a CDS encoding BtrH N-terminal domain-containing protein produces the protein MQNEFKHLQAAHCENGVTTNLLKNIGVTITEPLAFGIGSGLFYIYIPFLKINNGPAIAFRTMPGNIFKRTCKSLGIPVVRKKFSSEKDAEKFLMECVAAKQPVGCQVGVYYLTYFPKEYRFHFNAHNLIVYGKEGDNFLISDPVMEDVTTLSSFELERVRFAKGPFAPKGQLYYPKEHTQVTEEQLKKAIVKGIKLNVRDMLHIPGNIAGVKGIRYTANKIKKWRDTLGLEKAGLYLAQLVRMQEEIGTGGGGFRYIYGAFLQQAQAYHPNAPLMDLSKKFTQSGDLWRSAAVQASGIYKGRITAQQDFNVMADYLFEIAELEKQAFTSLSKIKW, from the coding sequence ATGCAGAATGAATTTAAACACCTTCAAGCAGCGCACTGCGAAAACGGAGTAACTACCAACCTGCTTAAAAACATTGGCGTTACCATTACTGAACCGCTAGCGTTTGGGATTGGCTCTGGACTATTTTACATCTACATTCCTTTTTTAAAAATAAATAATGGTCCCGCAATTGCTTTTAGAACCATGCCAGGAAATATTTTTAAACGTACTTGCAAAAGTTTAGGAATACCGGTAGTTCGGAAAAAATTCAGCTCCGAAAAAGACGCAGAAAAATTTTTAATGGAATGCGTTGCCGCTAAGCAGCCGGTAGGTTGCCAGGTAGGTGTTTATTATCTGACTTACTTTCCAAAAGAATACCGTTTTCATTTTAACGCACATAATTTAATTGTGTACGGAAAAGAAGGCGATAATTTTTTAATCAGTGATCCGGTAATGGAGGATGTTACCACGCTTAGCAGTTTTGAATTAGAACGCGTGCGTTTTGCGAAAGGACCATTTGCTCCTAAAGGACAATTGTATTATCCAAAAGAACACACACAAGTAACAGAAGAACAATTAAAAAAAGCCATTGTAAAAGGAATTAAACTCAACGTGCGCGATATGCTTCATATACCAGGAAACATTGCAGGCGTAAAAGGAATTCGTTATACCGCTAACAAAATTAAAAAGTGGCGCGACACACTCGGTCTTGAAAAAGCGGGTTTATACCTTGCGCAATTGGTGCGTATGCAAGAAGAAATTGGAACCGGCGGCGGCGGCTTTAGATATATTTACGGCGCTTTTTTACAACAGGCACAAGCCTATCATCCGAACGCTCCTTTAATGGATCTTTCTAAAAAATTTACACAATCAGGAGATCTTTGGCGCAGTGCTGCCGTGCAAGCTTCCGGAATTTATAAAGGGAGAATTACTGCACAACAAGATTTTAATGTGATGGCGGATTATTTATTCGAAATTGCAGAATTAGAAAAACAAGCTTTTACATCGCTTTCAAAAATAAAATGGTAA
- a CDS encoding beta-ketoacyl-[acyl-carrier-protein] synthase family protein, with translation MRRVVITGLGIWSCLGDNLEEVKKSLFEGKSGIVYDAEREQWGYRSCLTGKVSTPQLKGVLDRRARVQLSQEAEYAYLSTLEALKNAKMDQEWIDKNEVGILFGNDSSAKAVMEAIDIVRAKKDTTLIGSGSIFQSMNCTVTMNLSTIFKLKGINFTVSAACASGSHSIGMAYLMIKWGMQNHIICGGAQEVNPFAFGSFDGLSAFSIRTNEPTKASRPFDRDRDGLVPSGGSATVILEDYESAVKRGAPILAEVIGYGFSSNGEHISNSSVDGQVRSLQMALKDANISESEIDYINAHATSTPGGDFAEAIAIDQVFGASKPLVSSTKSMTGHECWMAGASEIVYSMLMMQNDFVAPNINFENPDEASAKLNIASKTVDKKINTFLSNSFGFGGTNSTLVIKKI, from the coding sequence ATGAGAAGAGTAGTAATAACAGGATTGGGTATTTGGTCATGCTTAGGCGACAACCTCGAAGAAGTGAAAAAGTCTTTGTTTGAGGGAAAGTCTGGTATTGTGTACGATGCCGAAAGAGAACAGTGGGGTTATCGCTCTTGTCTTACCGGTAAAGTATCGACACCACAACTAAAAGGAGTTTTAGACAGACGTGCCCGTGTGCAGCTTTCTCAAGAAGCGGAATACGCTTATCTTTCTACATTAGAAGCATTGAAAAATGCTAAAATGGATCAAGAATGGATTGATAAAAACGAAGTAGGTATTTTATTTGGCAACGATAGCTCAGCAAAAGCGGTTATGGAAGCCATTGACATTGTACGTGCTAAAAAAGATACTACTCTTATTGGATCGGGTTCTATATTTCAGTCAATGAACTGCACAGTCACTATGAACCTTTCAACCATTTTTAAATTAAAAGGCATCAATTTCACAGTGAGCGCTGCTTGTGCAAGCGGATCGCATTCAATTGGAATGGCTTACTTAATGATAAAATGGGGTATGCAAAACCATATCATTTGCGGTGGCGCTCAGGAAGTAAATCCTTTTGCATTTGGAAGTTTTGATGGCCTCAGTGCTTTTTCGATTCGCACAAATGAACCTACCAAAGCTTCTCGTCCTTTCGACCGAGATCGTGACGGTCTTGTGCCTAGTGGAGGATCTGCTACCGTTATTTTAGAAGACTATGAGTCAGCTGTTAAACGCGGGGCTCCTATTTTAGCGGAAGTAATCGGGTATGGTTTTTCATCAAATGGCGAACATATTTCAAATTCAAGTGTTGATGGTCAGGTGCGTTCCTTACAAATGGCTCTTAAGGATGCCAATATTTCGGAATCTGAGATCGACTACATAAACGCTCATGCTACTTCAACCCCTGGTGGAGATTTTGCGGAAGCAATTGCAATTGATCAGGTATTTGGAGCCAGTAAACCACTTGTAAGTTCAACAAAATCAATGACGGGCCACGAATGCTGGATGGCCGGAGCAAGCGAGATCGTTTACTCCATGTTAATGATGCAAAACGATTTTGTGGCTCCAAATATTAACTTCGAAAATCCGGATGAAGCCTCAGCAAAACTCAACATTGCAAGTAAAACTGTTGATAAAAAAATAAATACTTTCCTTAGTAATTCTTTTGGATTTGGCGGAACAAACTCAACTTTGGTAATTAAAAAAATATAA
- a CDS encoding LpxL/LpxP family acyltransferase, translating into MSNKSKWEGKTRGGLSGHKIFVFILNTFGLHIAYFFLRFVAFYFFLFSKSTKTSLNYFRKIHGYKGLKAYGATYQNYFLFGQILLDKVALLSGVKTNFTINHDGHNENLANLKSSGKGSILLSAHIGNWEIAGQMLDSLNTKFNVLMYDNEVEKMKEYMSRVMGKKSFNVIAIRDGDMGHLVELHKAFANNELVVMHGDRYLPGTATIEKNFMGKLAKFPAGPFVMAAKFGVPITLVFAVKETKNHYHFFARKPIEVKRARTKEDTDLVVKNSSDQYVRELEFMLKKYPTQWFNFYDFWK; encoded by the coding sequence ATGTCTAACAAGAGCAAGTGGGAAGGGAAAACCAGAGGCGGGCTAAGTGGGCATAAAATTTTTGTATTTATTCTCAATACATTCGGGCTACACATTGCATATTTTTTCTTGCGATTTGTAGCTTTTTATTTTTTTTTATTTAGTAAATCCACTAAAACCTCACTAAACTATTTTAGGAAAATTCACGGCTACAAAGGTTTAAAGGCCTACGGAGCCACTTATCAAAATTATTTTTTATTCGGCCAGATTTTATTGGATAAAGTGGCTCTTCTTTCAGGCGTAAAAACCAACTTCACAATAAATCACGATGGTCACAATGAAAACCTCGCTAATCTCAAAAGCTCCGGCAAAGGCAGTATTTTGCTTAGCGCCCACATTGGTAATTGGGAAATTGCCGGTCAAATGCTTGATTCGCTGAACACCAAATTTAATGTCCTCATGTACGACAATGAGGTAGAGAAAATGAAGGAATACATGAGTCGTGTGATGGGTAAAAAAAGTTTTAATGTGATTGCAATACGTGATGGTGATATGGGGCACTTGGTAGAATTACACAAAGCATTCGCTAACAATGAGCTTGTGGTGATGCACGGTGATCGATACCTGCCAGGAACTGCTACCATTGAAAAAAACTTTATGGGTAAACTCGCAAAATTTCCCGCAGGACCTTTTGTAATGGCCGCTAAATTCGGTGTTCCAATCACCTTAGTTTTCGCAGTAAAAGAAACAAAAAATCACTACCATTTTTTTGCCCGCAAACCCATTGAAGTCAAAAGAGCACGCACTAAAGAAGATACCGACTTAGTTGTAAAAAATAGTTCTGATCAATATGTCCGCGAACTGGAATTCATGCTAAAAAAGTATCCAACTCAATGGTTTAACTTTTATGATTTTTGGAAATAG
- the fabG gene encoding 3-oxoacyl-ACP reductase FabG, whose protein sequence is MTKFALVTGGSRGIGRAVCVTLAEMGYNVLINYQSNEAEANKTLALVKEKGVSGEIMKFDVSKLEEVTAVLDTWIQANKDNQIEVLVNNAGIRKDNLMMWMSDTEWHSVMDIAVDGFFYVTRLVIKNMLVKKYGRVINIVSLSGLKGLPGQTNYSASKAAVIGATKALSQEVGRRGITVNAVAPGFIKTEMTQDLNEKDFKSLIPMNRFGEVQEVADVVGWLASSKSTYVTGQVISVNGGLYS, encoded by the coding sequence ATGACAAAATTCGCTTTAGTTACAGGAGGTTCAAGGGGTATAGGAAGGGCTGTTTGCGTTACCTTGGCCGAAATGGGCTATAATGTTCTTATAAATTATCAATCAAACGAAGCAGAAGCCAATAAAACCCTTGCACTTGTAAAAGAAAAAGGCGTTAGTGGCGAGATTATGAAATTTGACGTGTCTAAATTGGAGGAAGTTACCGCCGTTTTAGATACTTGGATACAAGCAAATAAGGATAATCAAATTGAAGTGCTTGTTAACAATGCCGGGATTCGTAAAGACAATCTTATGATGTGGATGAGCGATACTGAGTGGCATTCTGTTATGGATATTGCAGTAGACGGCTTTTTTTATGTGACGCGTTTGGTTATTAAAAACATGCTTGTAAAAAAATACGGGCGTGTTATAAACATTGTGTCGCTTTCTGGGTTAAAAGGTTTACCGGGACAAACAAATTATTCAGCTTCAAAAGCAGCCGTTATTGGTGCAACCAAGGCTTTATCGCAAGAGGTAGGTCGCAGGGGAATTACGGTAAATGCTGTTGCTCCTGGTTTTATTAAAACTGAAATGACACAGGACTTGAATGAAAAAGATTTTAAATCATTAATACCGATGAATCGTTTCGGAGAAGTGCAAGAAGTGGCAGATGTTGTTGGTTGGTTAGCTTCTAGCAAATCTACTTACGTTACTGGCCAGGTAATTTCGGTGAACGGAGGCTTGTATTCATAG
- a CDS encoding phosphopantetheine-binding protein — protein sequence MTKDLIISKVNEFLVDEFEVESSKIVPEANMRETLDLDSLDYVDLVVVIESNFGFKVVGEDFINIHSFQDFYDYCHQKVSQKDAA from the coding sequence ATGACAAAAGACCTAATCATATCAAAAGTAAACGAATTTTTAGTAGATGAATTCGAGGTAGAAAGCAGTAAGATTGTGCCTGAGGCTAATATGCGTGAAACACTTGATCTGGATAGCCTTGATTACGTTGACCTTGTGGTAGTAATTGAAAGTAATTTTGGATTTAAAGTGGTGGGTGAAGACTTTATCAACATTCATTCTTTTCAAGATTTTTACGACTACTGCCACCAAAAAGTTAGTCAAAAAGACGCTGCTTAA